The following proteins are co-located in the Microplitis demolitor isolate Queensland-Clemson2020A chromosome 3, iyMicDemo2.1a, whole genome shotgun sequence genome:
- the LOC103569677 gene encoding 39S ribosomal protein L4, mitochondrial: MSLIVRNFLIKFKKYPGQISNFCTAVSANNNQVEVKTETPITPIISTINYEDEHQIYQTKRQVWIDNLDTIKEKKLGLMTLHPAVFAEKPRVDTLFENVRWQRMYRFVNYAHVQNRAEKRGGGRKPWPQKGLGRARHGSVNSPLFKGGGVAHGPRSPTPHFYMLPFFTRVNGLTTALSVKLAQDDLYVVNNLDIPSNDPKYIEALIEERNWGPSVLIVDSEDIMPENITLATDNIKHVNLMPAYGLNVYSMLKHSTLVLTERATRHIESKILYHLNRPDYMAVAAKFKLSQA, translated from the exons atgtcattaattgtgcgtaattttttgataaaatttaaaaaatatcctgGTCAAATATCCAATTTCTGTACTGCTGTAAGTGCAAATAATAATCAGGTTGAAGTTAAAACCGAAACTCCAATTACTCCAATAAtatcaacaattaattatgaagATGAACATCAAATATATCAAACAAAACGTCAGGTTTGGATTGATAATTTAGATAcaattaaggaaaaaaaattaggattAATGACATTGCATCCGGCAGTATTTGCTGAAAAGCCAAGAGTTGATACTTTGTTTGAAAATGTCAGGTGGCAGAGGATGTATAGATTTGTC aattatgCACACGTACAAAACAGAGCTGAAAAACGTGGTGGTGGTCGTAAACCATGGCCTCAAAAAGGACTAGGTCGTGCTCGTCATGGAAGTGTTAATTCGCCATTATTCAAAGGCGGCGGTGTAGCTCATGGTCCAAGATCTCCAACACCGCACTTTTACATGCTTCCATTTTTTACACGAGTCAATGGATTAACAACAGCGTTGTCTGTTAAATTAGCCCAGGATGATCTTTATGTCGTTAATAATCTTGATATTCCATCAAACGATCCAAAGTACATCGAAGCATTAATTGAGGAACGTAATTGGGGACCTAGTGTACTTATAGTCGATTCTGAAGACATCATGCCTGAAAACATCACTCTTGCTACTGATAATATTAAGCACGTTAATTTAATGCCAGCTTACg gattAAACGTTTATAGTATGTTGAAACACTCGACGTTAGTTTTAACGGAACGTGCTACTCGTCATATTGAAAGTAAAATCTTATACCATTTAAACAGACCTGATTACATGGCTGTTGCagcgaaattcaaattaagtCAAGCGTAA
- the LOC103569676 gene encoding uncharacterized protein LOC103569676: MPHKSDDPRQVLAVLNSLGFVGITAEQLKAFMKDLKLLRKIKERERREQQEELKKKIFYKHQKALGVMLNDVPNDNNNSSDDSIVKIKINYISESDSDDNEDDKSLQLRRRFESPSPHRRQEKRVNGIKKIQSARSDNRKDRTPERPKGYREEKRKPNKENDSLPERAASAPELSGQLSRRSRSKSVASDSTKTTGGILRNSSRSLSRTRPKTFIRPWKLQSEASRFPQKSKSDPVMLYHKYQKEWKQFSFLQDNKHANVRWAIREKMLGADPTPRPILKKSGSSMSVKKSP, translated from the exons aTGCCTCATAAGTCAGACGATCCTCGCCAAGTCCTGGCTGTTTTGAATTCACTGGGATTTGTTGGTATCACAGCAGAACAATTAAAAGCATTCATGAAAG atttaaaacttttacgtaaaataaaagaacGTGAACGTCGTGAGCAGCAAgaagaattaaagaaaaaaattttttacaaacatCAAAAAGCATTGGGAGTTATGTTAAATGACGTTcccaatgataataataattcatcagATGAttcaattgttaaaataaaaataaattatatctcGGAATCGGATTCTGATGATAATGAAGATGATAAATCATTGCAATTACGTAGAAGGTTTGAGTCTCCAAGTCCTCATAGAAGACAAGAGAAAAGAGtgaatggaataaaaaaaattcaatcagcgAGATCTGATAATAGAAAAGACCGAACACCTGAAAGACCTAAAGGTTATCGTGAAGAGAAACGTAAACCGAATAAGGAAAATGATTCACTTCCAGAACGAGCTGCCAGTGCACCTGAATTATCTGGACAATTATCACGACGATCAAGATCTAAAAGTGTTGCCTCTGACTCAACTAAAACCACTGGAGGAATTCTAAGAAATTCTTCCAGGAGTTTGTCTCGAACGCGACCTAAaacat TTATCAGGCCATGGAAATTGCAGTCAGAAGCTTCACGTTTTCCACAAAAATCTAAATCAGATCCTGTGATGCTCTATCACAAGTATCAAAAAGAATGGAAGCAATTTTCGTTTCTTCAAGATAATAAACATGCTAACGTTAGGTGGGCGATACGTGAAAAAATGCTCGGTGCTGATCCAACACCacgg ccaattttaaaaaaatccggaAGTTCCATGAGTGTCAAAAAAAGTCCATGA
- the LOC103569675 gene encoding ankyrin-1, with protein MSGYDSTWRNLLTAVQLGDLPRVRELLRTEDELSDLSTWTDSYLLLRDAIADAELEIVECLLENNATVNRRSKKATDTPLHLAVHIGDPDLLNSLLDRGANVTAKGKYKKTPVHIAAEYSKVEILELLISKGGNINDKDQHGLTPLCWALKKGKLEIVDYILNHENYDGSLFNHSSKEADTQLHFAVTSGNEELVRYLINKGAQVNAQGIDSKTPLHIAVEENLEKIVECLLDNGADVNYTCSYCGEEECTALHIAADKSNEKILELLLNKGADINAVTANGINPLHVAACRNNVECVKIILNNNRDVDYLNRTTADEGFTPLHFASIFGCNYVADFILNMNADINILSYDNSLPIHFAVSKGHDKVVELLLNHGANVDSLFDNTLCHKTLLFTAVVNGDLKIVEHLLKFSPDITCKCNIDSLKVALRSFSDKSKGIAEALLDYGFKLDFDDVDSGQLIYTAVEKGLVGIVKDIIKAGIDITELRDSTFLSQGFTLLHSAVINKHLEIVKLLIDKVDINTKDGFGLTPISYAAENNDIDMVKFILDYNNLDDMSKCQLLFGATKKSSKEIIELSLQYGIDVNMTDERGRTALHVIDLGKYESQKEDSARGEIAKLLISKGANVNARTNDNDTALAYAVLHQNPYVVEALLLHGANIDHLNSFGDTLLHMAAIKGKIEIIRLLIQHGVAVDSPNNRGVTPLHFAVENNNEEAVICLIEYGADVNWINKKSGRTALHLAVEKNLSTIVRVLLKCGSDINIVNFHNQTPFSYTTNASCLFEIIQVLREHVIKLKCANFKVNCNDLNLVDTFIDSSDFYSDCMKEIESMGVKIVDSNKLTYRHILSKSIQKLSIYSKNVDISKRLESDDTKNTFPLYYDLLINRFNEGVKREKILQTLYDHLDDLFPRVSYNCIDEIFCYLSNDDLKLLRKACNPNNQF; from the coding sequence ATGTCAGGATATGATTCCACGTGGCGGAATCTATTGACAGCAGTCCAATTGGGTGATTTACCTCGGGTAAGAGAGTTATTGAGAACAGAAGATGAGTTATCTGACTTAAGTACTTGGACAGATAGTTATCTTTTACTTCGCGACGCAATAGCAGATGCAGAACTAGAAATAGTCGAGTGTCTTTTAGAGAACAATGCTACAGTTAATCGCCGAAGTAAAAAAGCAACAGACACACCTCTTCATCTAGCTGTTCACATTGGAGACCCTGATTTACTCAATTCTCTATTAGACAGAGGCGCGAACGTAACTGCAAaaggtaaatataaaaaaactccaGTGCATATCGCAGCCGAGTATTCAAAAGTTGAAATCCTCGAATTATTAATCAGCAAGGGGGGTAACATTAATGACAAAGATCAGCATGGGTTAACTCCTCTATGCTGGGCtttaaaaaaagggaaatTAGAAATAGTCGATTACATTTTGAACCACGAAAATTACGACGGTAGTTTATTTAATCACTCATCCAAAGAAGCCGACACGCAGTTGCATTTTGCTGTTACCAGCGGCAACGAGGAACTTGTGCgttatcttataaataaaGGTGCTCAAGTAAATGCTCAAGGGATCGATTCAAAAACTCCGCTTCATATTGCAGTGGAAGAGAATCTCGAAAAAATTGTCGAATGCCTTTTGGACAATGGCGCTGATGTAAATTACACTTGTAGTTATTGTGGGGAGGAAGAATGTACAGCTTTGCATATCGCTGCTGATAAAAGTaacgaaaaaatattagaattacttttaaataaaggTGCGGACATCAATGCCGTCACTGCTAATGGTATCAATCCACTGCATGTCGCTGCATGTAGAAATAACGTAGAGTgcgttaaaattattttaaataacaatagagATGTAGATTATTTGAACAGAACGACCGCTGATGAAGGATTCACTCCACTGCACTTTGCTTCTATTTTTGGTTGCAATTATGTAGccgattttattttgaatatgaatgctgatataaatattttgtcataCGATAATTCACTGCCTATTCATTTCGCCGTTTCTAAAGGACATGATAAAGTAGTCGAGCTTCTCTTAAATCACGGCGCTAATGTTGATTCTTTGTTTGACAATACGTTATGCCACAAAACACTTTTATTCACAGCAGTAGTGAACGGAGATTTGAAAATAGTCGAACATCTCCTAAAATTTTCACCTGATATCACTTGCAAATGTAATATTGACTCTTTGAAAGTCGCACTTCGTAGTTTTAGTGACAAGTCTAAGGGAATTGCCGAAGCGCTGTTGGATTACGGATTCAAACTTGACTTTGATGACGTCGATAGCGGGCAGTTGATATACACCGCAGTAGAAAAAGGACTCGTGGGTATTGTCAAAGATATTATCAAAGCCGGTATTGATATCACAGAACTACGAGATTCGACGTTTCTATCTCAAGGATTTACTCTTTTACACAGCGCAGTAATAAACAAACATTTGGAAATAGTTAAGCTGTTGATTGACAAAGTTGACATCAATACCAAAGACGGATTCGGATTGACTCCGATATCTTATGCCGCTGAAAACAATGACATTGATATGGTAAAATTCATTCTAGACTACAATAATCTCGATGATATGTCGAAGTGTCAGTTATTGTTTGGCGCGACGAAGAAATCGAGCAAAGAAATAATCGAATTATCTTTACAGTACGGTATTGATGTAAACATGACTGATGAAAGAGGCAGAACAGCGCTACATGTTATTGATTTGGGTAAATATGAATCCCAAAAAGAAGATTCTGCAAGAGGAGAGATAGCAAAGTTACTTATAAGTAAGGGCGCTAATGTCAATGCCAGGACAAATGACAATGACACGGCACTGGCTTATGCTGTCTTGCATCAAAACCCGTATGTTGTTGAAGCTCTTCTGTTGCACGGGGCAAATATTGATCATTTGAACTCGTTTGGTGATACTTTGTTGCATATGGCGGCAATAAAAGGAAAGATTGAAATAATTCGACTACTTATTCAACATGGAGTTGCAGTTGATAGTCCTAATAATAGAGGGGTTACGCCACTACATTTTGCGGTGGAAAATAACAATGAAGAGGCTGTGATATGTCTGATAGAATATGGCGCTGATGTTAATTGGATTAACAAAAAATCCGGTCGGACGGCACTTCATCTtgctgttgaaaaaaatttatcgactATCGTAAGAGTTTTATTGAAATGCGGCTCTGATATCAATATTGTCAATTTTCATAATCAGACCCCGTTTTCTTACACCACTAATGCTAGTTgtctttttgaaattattcagGTACTCAGAGAACatgtcataaaattaaaatgcgctaattttaaagttaattgtAATGATCTTAATTTAGTTGATACATTTATCGATTCAAGTGATTTCTACAGTGATTGTATGaaagaaattgaaagtatGGGAGTTAAAATTGTTGACAGCAATAAATTGACGTATAGGCATATTTTGAgtaaaagtattcaaaagttatcaaTTTACTCTAAAAATGTTGATATTTCGAAGAGATTGGAATCAGATGATACTAAAAATACATTTCCACTCTATTACGATTTGTTGATAAATCGGTTTAATGAAGGAGTAAAGCGAGAAAAGATATTGCAGACTCTTTATGATCATCTGGATGATTTATTTCCGAGAGTCTCTTATAATTGCATTGATGAAATATTTTGCTATCTCTCTAATGATGATTTGAAACTGTTGAGGAAAGCGTGCAATccaaataatcaattttaa